Within Cyanobacterium stanieri LEGE 03274, the genomic segment TTTATCGCCCATGCTTATTTTTCCATTAACATAAATATTGTGTGGAGTGTCATTCACACAAAACTAGACAATTTAAAATTATGTGTCCAAGAAATTATCAATAATGAAACACTATAGCAATTATAAAATATTCATGATAAATCTTGATTAAATTTCTTCTTTTTTAAGGGAGGTTAGGGGAGATCAAATTTTTACAACTTATATAGAAATGCCATAGTAAAATTAAGCGACTCCAAAGCCCGTATATTCCCTAACAAAAGCAGGTTTTAAACCTAAGATAATATCCTCTCTTTTTACCCCTTTTTCTAATAAAATTTCCGCTACTAAAATGTCAGTATTATTTTCTTGAATCCAGATTTTTTCCTCTCTTATCTCTAAGTGTAATAACACCGAGTAAATTCTTTTTTGTCCATCCCAACCCAAGTGTAATAATAAATATCTATCCCACTTTTCATCAAAAATAGTTTCTGACTCGATGTTTTTTTCCAAAGGTACTATTTCAGCTTGTTGGCTTAAAAGATCACAAATTATTTGACGATATTTAGTTAATTTATCCATTGACTAATAACCCCCTCAATAGGATCATAGACTATTAATTTTAAATTATAACGATTAACAATAGCTTGGGGTAAATCTCGCTGAAAAAAAGACTCATAAGCATAAATAGGAATAGCTAAAAAAAGTATTCTTTCAGGCTCTATTTGTTCTAAAACAAAATGATAATTGAGAAACTGTCCTAAAGCCCCATGAAAATCAGAGATAGCAGAATCACTTAAAAAACTTTTAATTTCGACAGCTATTTTTATATCATCTTTTTCTGCACCCAATATTTTTTCTGCACCCAAATCTATTTGAACTTGGTCATATTTTCCGAACTTTAAAATTAATGGATCATGGGTAATATTCCAACTATCTTTAATTAAAGCTCCTTTAACTATATCGTGAAACTTATCTTTTGCCGCCATTAAAACTAATTTGTTTGATATGATTAAACCATCCCTAAAAAAATGTTAGCCCATGGTAAGCAAAACCAATGAAAAAGCCCTCGAAGACTTAATACAAGAGTGCCTCATCAATCAACAAAGCTATCACC encodes:
- a CDS encoding XisH family protein, coding for MAAKDKFHDIVKGALIKDSWNITHDPLILKFGKYDQVQIDLGAEKILGAEKDDIKIAVEIKSFLSDSAISDFHGALGQFLNYHFVLEQIEPERILFLAIPIYAYESFFQRDLPQAIVNRYNLKLIVYDPIEGVISQWIN
- a CDS encoding XisI protein, whose translation is MDKLTKYRQIICDLLSQQAEIVPLEKNIESETIFDEKWDRYLLLHLGWDGQKRIYSVLLHLEIREEKIWIQENNTDILVAEILLEKGVKREDIILGLKPAFVREYTGFGVA